GGCACTAGCGCGATCACCTGTTTGACCGCCCAGAATCCGAAAGGAGTGCGCGGCATTCAGTCGGCGACACCAATGATGGTACGCCAACAGATGGAAGCGGTGTTGGCGGAGTTGCGTCCTGCTGCCGTGAAGACCGGAATGCTGTTTTCCCAGCCCATCATCCGTGAGGTGGTCGCCATGTTCCGCCAGGAGACCAAACTCCCATTGGTGGTGGATCCCGTGATGGTGGCGACCAGTGGCGCGAAACTGCTCAAGCCCCAAGCCATGCGGGCCTTGACGGATGCGTTGATCCCCCTTGCTGCATTGGTAACGCCAAACCTGGATGAAGCCGCCCTGTTAATCGCCCAACCTTTAACCTCAGTGGAGGATCTGCGCAAAGCGGCCCGACTGATTCATGCGCGCTGGGGATGTGCGGCCTTGGTCAAAGGTGGTCATCTGCGGGACGGGTGCCAGGCGGCGGACATTTTTTTTGACGGCGACACAGAACTGTTGTTGACCGCGCCGTATATTCGCGGTGTCAGCACGCATGGCACCGGTTGCACCTATTCGGCGGCTATCACCGGTTATCTGGCCCTTGGGTGCGAACTACCGGTGGCCGTGCAGTTGGCCAAGGAATATATCACCCAAGCCATCGCCCAAAGCCTGCAGGCGGGACGGCATACGGTGCTGAATAACTTCTGGCGGTGACAACGGGTGGTTCATCCCAGCCCGAGTGGTTATTGTCGCAACCCCTCGATGGCTTCCTCCAGGCAGGCATGGATGAATTTCTGTTGGTCGGCAGATACGATTTTTCCAACGATTTTGGAAGAAATATAGAAGCTGTCAATGGCCGCACCTTTTTCCGTGACAATTTTAGCCACGTCAATATCGAGCTTCAGTTTGGCGAGGGTTTCGCAAATGGCGTACAATAAACCAAGCTGATCCTCGGTTTCAATTTCGATCACCGTGCGGTTTTCCGAGGTGTCGTTATCAAAGAAAATTCGGGTGGTCAGGCGGTCGCCCTCGAGTGATTGGTAGAGCGGGGAGCCGTGTTTTTGCTTGCGAATCAAGGCCTGCAAATCCACTTCTTTTCCGGACAGGATTTTGCGCATGAGTTGCTCGCAACGTTCGCGCGATTCGCGTCCCACCACCGCGCCGCTATGACCATCCACCACGTGAAAGGTATCGAGGGCCACCCGGTCACCCCGGGTAAAAATCTGGGCGCTGAGAATGTTCAGCCCGCAGGCGCTGAACGCGCCGGCCAGCCGGCTGAAAAGCCCCGGTCGATCCCAGGTGCATACCTTGGCGACCGAACAGGCGCGATCTGGCTCGTTGCGCCAGACCACCACCGGAGTCAGCGCACTATCCGGTGCCACCGCCAGCACCTGGCGCAACATGAACTTGTGAGCCATTTCCAGGTCTTCGAGGATTTCCCGCGCGGAATGGATAATGTAATAGCGGGGCGGCAGTTCGGTGAAGTGGGCCTGGAGTTCCTCGTTGGTAACCGGCTTGGGCATGATGCGGGCCACTTCAAGCTTGAGCAACTCGCGCTGTTTTTCCTCGGAACGCTGCACGCCGGTATCGCCGCGCAAGAGGTTGGCGGCGCGCCGAAACAGGGTTTGCAACAGGGTATCCTTGAAATCGTTCCAAAGCTGGCGGCTGGTGCCGAGGGAGTCGGCAAACGTATGCAGGGTCAGCAGTTTGGCATTTTCCTCGGTCTGAACCAGCGCGGCGAAGTCGCGAATGACCTTGGGATCGTCCAGATCGCGGCGCTGGGAAATCTGCGCCATGGCCAGGTGGTTTTGGATGACCAGGCACAATGAATTCGTCAACGGGTTGCTTAATTCAAACCGCTGGGCCACGCGGCGCGCCAAGTTGGCACCTTCGATCTCATGGCTTCCGCTCTCGCCAGCCTTGCCAGCGTCGTGCAGCAATAGGGCCAGATATAGCAGGTATGGTTTCTCCAGGCTTTGCAGCGTCTCGGAGTACTGGCTGTAGGGTTCTTCTTTGCCATCCCAAACGCGGTCCAGCACGTCCAGGCAAATCAGGGTATGCTCGTCGGCAGCGTACTGATGAAAGAATTCATGTTGCACCAAGTTGGTCAGCAGTCCGAATTCCGGCAGGTACCTTCCCAGCACTCCCGTCTCGTGCATCCACCGTACAATGGGAGCCACGTTGCCACGCTGATTCAAAATTTCCAGAAACGTTTCCCGGGCATGCTGGTCTTTCAGTAGATCGCGGTCCACCAGTGCGACCTTGCGCCGGATTAATTGCACCAAATCGGGATGTAATTCCAGCCCGCGTTGCTGTGCGTACAGGAACACGCGCAACAGACGTCGTGGTGAGTCGTCGAATACACGGTTGGACACCGGTTCCACCTTGCCCTCCACAAACTTAAAGCCATCCACCGGCTCAACGGCAGGTTTGCGCCGTAAAATACGGTTTAGCATGGGCAAAAACTGGCGTCTGGGCGGCAGGATGGCCAGGCGCTGTTCCACCAAGCGGGTGATCAGGTAAATGTTGCGTGCGTGCGTGTAATAATCCCGCATGAACGCCTCCACACGTTTGCGCGGCGAGCGATCCCGATACCCTAATTGCAGCGCCACGGACGGCTGCAAGTTCCGTTGCAAGTTATCTTGCGGGCGCGGCGATATATAGTGCAGCTCATTGCGCGTTCGTAGCAGAAATTCGTAAGCCAGTTCGAGCTGCTCTCGTTCGGCGGAGGTGATCCATTCGTGTTTTTCCAACTCTTCCGTGGTCCGGGTCTGGTATTTAAAAAAGGTCATCCACAGCAGGTTCTGATAATCCCGCAGACCGCCGCAACCGTTCTTAATATTGGGCTCCTGCATGACGGCGGAATCCCCATATTTGGAGTGCCGCGAGTTTTGATCCTCCAACCGCGCAGCGATGTACTCCTCCGCGAAGCCTTTGACGCATTTTTCCAGCAACAAGAGTTGAAACCGTTGAAAAAGCTCTTCGTTCCCGTAGATCAACCGCGCCTCGATCAGGGAGGTTTTGGATTTCATGTCGGTATTGGCCACCTGCACACAATCCGATAGATTACGCACCGAATGCCCCACTTTCAGCCCGATGTCATACAGCAACCCCTCGCTGAGCAGGGTCAAGCCGGGATGCGACGCAATCGAGGCGAGCGAACCGCCATCGTGTAAAAACATGACGTCCACATCGCTGTGCGGACTCAATTCAGCCCGGCCATAACCGCCGATGGCGACCAGGGCCAGAGTAGGTGGCGTGCGCCCGGCGGGAGAACGGCTTGCCAGCACGGATTCCATGAGGCAGCGGAACAAGGTATCCAGCACCATGGAGCGAGCTTGGCACACCTCGCGTCCGCCAGCACCCGCCCGATGCCGTTCCTGGGCCAGTTGGGCTTCATGCTTTAGAAAGTTTCGGTACCGGGGCAACTCCTGGGCCGGGGCACGCCCGTCCGGCAGCGTCAGCTTTTCGCGGGCGCGCTCCTCAATTTGTTCCAGCCATGTTGGCATCGCGCACAGTGTGTCGCAAGGACGAGTGAAACGCAAGCACCAGAGAAAGAAATGGGGTGCTTTTGTCAGCAAACTGCCAGATTCCGATGTTTGAGCGGCTTGACACGGCAGCGTCGCTGAATACGATGGTGCCTTGAAGATCGAGCAACCAGGAAACTCCGCGGACGGAAGCCAGCCATGAAAACCGGCTTCTGCCAACTGTCTGGCGGTAAGTTATGAGCGCTGAACCGCCCGCCACGAATTGCTGTTCGATTTCGACGCAACGTGGACAACCTGCCGCACCCGGCTTGAAGCTGGGCCACTTTGCCTTGCTGCTTGGGCTGCTGTTTGTGATCAGTTTCCCGGAAATCCTGTCACTCAGCCGCACGTTGATCTATCGCGATTTCGGCATCTTCGGGTATCCGTTGGCTCAATTTGCACGCGAACAATGGTGGCAGGGAGAGGTGCCCCTCTGGAATCCGTATAACAACTGCGGGATCCCGTTTCTGGCGCAATGGAACACGATGGCGCTGTATCCGCTGTCCGTATTTTACCTGGTCCTGCCGATCAAATGGGCGCTCGGGGTGTTTTGCCTGCTGCATCTGTACGCTGGTGGGCTGGGGGTGTTCTGTCTGGCACGGCGTTGGACGGATAGCAGTCTGGGCGCGGCGATGGCTGGGATCGCCTTCACGTTTAGCGGACTCGCCTTCAACTGTTTGCTCTGGCCCAATAACGCTGCTGCACTGGGCTGGATGCCATGGATTGTGCTCCTGCTGGAAAATGCGATAAGCAAGGGAGGTCGTTGGATTTTGTTCGCTGCCGTGGGGGGGGGCTGCCAGGTTCTGGCGGGAGCGCCGGAAGTGATCCTGCAAACCTGGGTCCTGGTGATGCTGAGTTTTGGGTTTCGGCCCGCCGCTGCGGAAGTCACCGCGCCCACTGTGTGGCGGCGGCTGTGGCGGGTGAGTGCGGTCGGCTTGCTCATTGCGGGTTTGACGGCGGCCCAAATGTTGCCATTCCTCGACCTGCTCGCCCAATCGCATCGTACCGGCGATTATGGTCTCGGCGTCTGGGCCATGCCGTGGTGGGGTTGGGGAAATTTCTTAGTTCCGTTGCTCCACTGTTATTCCTGGAAATCCGGCGTATTTTACCAGCCGGATCAATATTGGATATCGTCGTATTACGTCGGGGCAGCGATTGCAATGCTGGCTGGTGTGGCCGTAGTGTTTGTCCGCCATCAAAAAGTCCGTGTGCTGGCTGGAATTTGCGCCGTCGTCCTGGTCCTCGC
This genomic window from Verrucomicrobiota bacterium contains:
- the thiD gene encoding bifunctional hydroxymethylpyrimidine kinase/phosphomethylpyrimidine kinase, translated to MQKHAKIPIALTIAGSDSGGGAGIQTDLKTFAALGVHGTSAITCLTAQNPKGVRGIQSATPMMVRQQMEAVLAELRPAAVKTGMLFSQPIIREVVAMFRQETKLPLVVDPVMVATSGAKLLKPQAMRALTDALIPLAALVTPNLDEAALLIAQPLTSVEDLRKAARLIHARWGCAALVKGGHLRDGCQAADIFFDGDTELLLTAPYIRGVSTHGTGCTYSAAITGYLALGCELPVAVQLAKEYITQAIAQSLQAGRHTVLNNFWR
- the glnD gene encoding [protein-PII] uridylyltransferase, which produces MPTWLEQIEERAREKLTLPDGRAPAQELPRYRNFLKHEAQLAQERHRAGAGGREVCQARSMVLDTLFRCLMESVLASRSPAGRTPPTLALVAIGGYGRAELSPHSDVDVMFLHDGGSLASIASHPGLTLLSEGLLYDIGLKVGHSVRNLSDCVQVANTDMKSKTSLIEARLIYGNEELFQRFQLLLLEKCVKGFAEEYIAARLEDQNSRHSKYGDSAVMQEPNIKNGCGGLRDYQNLLWMTFFKYQTRTTEELEKHEWITSAEREQLELAYEFLLRTRNELHYISPRPQDNLQRNLQPSVALQLGYRDRSPRKRVEAFMRDYYTHARNIYLITRLVEQRLAILPPRRQFLPMLNRILRRKPAVEPVDGFKFVEGKVEPVSNRVFDDSPRRLLRVFLYAQQRGLELHPDLVQLIRRKVALVDRDLLKDQHARETFLEILNQRGNVAPIVRWMHETGVLGRYLPEFGLLTNLVQHEFFHQYAADEHTLICLDVLDRVWDGKEEPYSQYSETLQSLEKPYLLYLALLLHDAGKAGESGSHEIEGANLARRVAQRFELSNPLTNSLCLVIQNHLAMAQISQRRDLDDPKVIRDFAALVQTEENAKLLTLHTFADSLGTSRQLWNDFKDTLLQTLFRRAANLLRGDTGVQRSEEKQRELLKLEVARIMPKPVTNEELQAHFTELPPRYYIIHSAREILEDLEMAHKFMLRQVLAVAPDSALTPVVVWRNEPDRACSVAKVCTWDRPGLFSRLAGAFSACGLNILSAQIFTRGDRVALDTFHVVDGHSGAVVGRESRERCEQLMRKILSGKEVDLQALIRKQKHGSPLYQSLEGDRLTTRIFFDNDTSENRTVIEIETEDQLGLLYAICETLAKLKLDIDVAKIVTEKGAAIDSFYISSKIVGKIVSADQQKFIHACLEEAIEGLRQ